From a region of the Candidatus Cloacimonas sp. genome:
- a CDS encoding glycosyltransferase family 4 protein, protein MNNLERVLGYPFYYTGVLADKILHWNNPGSLFFFFPHFHTGGAEQVHLDILRIFADQKPFIIITMNSRNKAHYQAMQDTGRLIEIYKYLNNANRFIVKNFFYGFLASMINRHPKAVVLSANSTIFYELCYYLKESYIIDILHGLFGINNEHWIQATPKINKRIVVSQAVYNAVKNIYINNGFADKYVERLKVIHNAVPLCNFNITKDWNAPLKIVFIARNSKEKRFHLYQQIAVKVIYELPGTKFYCIGNYAKTEPVVNLGEICDRQKLYQTIKSFHILILCSSSEGFGLVISEGMTCGLVPLATDVGGVRETFQDGISGFLIKAENEEDIIEEFITDIKKLDANRELLKLMSNSARDYVQEHINYERFAVEYTKVIEEGKNR, encoded by the coding sequence ATGAATAACTTAGAGCGAGTATTAGGTTATCCTTTTTATTACACAGGGGTTTTAGCCGATAAGATTTTGCATTGGAATAATCCCGGTTCTCTTTTTTTCTTCTTTCCTCATTTTCATACTGGAGGTGCAGAACAGGTTCATCTTGACATTTTGCGTATTTTTGCAGACCAAAAACCTTTTATTATAATTACTATGAATTCTCGTAATAAAGCCCATTATCAGGCAATGCAAGATACCGGAAGATTGATTGAAATATATAAATACTTAAATAACGCAAACCGCTTTATAGTTAAGAATTTCTTCTATGGTTTTCTGGCTTCAATGATAAACAGGCATCCAAAAGCAGTAGTGCTTTCTGCTAACAGCACTATTTTCTATGAACTATGCTATTATTTGAAAGAGAGTTATATTATTGATATTCTGCATGGACTTTTTGGAATAAATAACGAACACTGGATTCAAGCAACTCCCAAAATCAATAAAAGAATAGTTGTCTCTCAAGCAGTTTACAATGCAGTTAAAAACATCTATATAAACAATGGCTTTGCAGATAAATATGTTGAGCGTTTGAAAGTAATTCACAATGCTGTCCCTTTGTGTAATTTTAACATTACTAAGGATTGGAATGCTCCTCTGAAAATTGTCTTTATTGCACGCAATTCAAAAGAGAAGCGATTCCATTTATATCAACAAATTGCTGTAAAAGTTATTTACGAGCTTCCGGGGACAAAATTTTATTGTATAGGAAATTACGCTAAAACCGAACCGGTAGTGAATTTGGGCGAGATTTGTGACAGGCAAAAGTTATATCAAACCATAAAGAGCTTTCATATTCTAATTCTATGTTCCAGTTCCGAGGGTTTTGGTTTGGTAATTTCTGAAGGGATGACTTGTGGCCTGGTTCCGCTGGCTACTGATGTAGGAGGAGTGAGAGAGACATTTCAAGATGGCATTAGCGGTTTTTTAATTAAAGCTGAAAATGAAGAAGACATAATAGAGGAGTTTATTACTGATATAAAGAAACTTGATGCTAACAGAGAATTGTTAAAACTAATGAGTAATTCAGCCAGGGATTATGTGCAAGAGCACATAAACTATGAGCGTTTTGCAGTTGAATACACCAAAGTGATAGAAGAGGGAAAAAATCGGTAA
- a CDS encoding glycosyltransferase family 2 protein, with the protein MEHLSAVLIVKNEEQNIARCLKSISRVEEIVVLDTGSTDETVNICKNFGAKVYYLDKWEGFGKAKQQAVVLATFDWILSIDADEELCPELQKELQELKKREFDNSAWRLKRRSYYLGKPIHYCGWQNDAPLRIFNRKLGKFSEKLVHEGVQTSQKVKTCKHYLYHYTSPTVAVHFAKMRLYGELSAQQLYAQGKRANELIAFVRGSYKFIKMYLFQLGFLDGAKGFLLCKNSAWGVWNRYHLLGKMKK; encoded by the coding sequence ATGGAGCATCTTTCTGCGGTTTTAATTGTAAAAAACGAGGAACAGAATATTGCCCGTTGCTTAAAATCTATTTCCCGGGTGGAGGAAATAGTTGTGTTGGATACCGGTTCCACCGATGAAACAGTGAATATTTGTAAGAATTTTGGTGCTAAGGTTTATTATTTGGATAAATGGGAGGGCTTTGGAAAAGCCAAACAGCAAGCAGTTGTTCTTGCTACTTTTGATTGGATTTTATCTATTGATGCTGATGAAGAACTTTGCCCTGAACTCCAAAAAGAGCTGCAGGAACTTAAAAAAAGGGAGTTTGATAACTCTGCCTGGCGCTTAAAAAGAAGATCATATTATTTAGGCAAGCCCATCCATTATTGCGGTTGGCAAAATGATGCTCCCTTACGGATATTTAACCGCAAACTGGGTAAGTTTAGCGAAAAGCTTGTTCACGAAGGAGTTCAGACCTCTCAGAAAGTTAAAACCTGCAAACATTATCTATATCATTATACCAGTCCAACAGTGGCAGTGCATTTTGCTAAAATGCGTTTGTATGGAGAATTAAGTGCCCAACAGCTTTATGCTCAAGGCAAAAGAGCTAACGAATTGATAGCATTTGTTAGAGGCAGCTATAAGTTTATCAAAATGTATCTCTTCCAGCTTGGCTTTCTGGATGGTGCTAAGGGCTTCTTGCTGTGTAAAAATTCCGCTTGGGGTGTTTGGAACCGCTATCATCTTTTGGGGAAAATGAAAAAATGA
- a CDS encoding glycosyltransferase: protein MKVLHIDAEKYWRGGQQQAVYLYEGMLKRGYECGFVCCPGSQLQRYFETNRLNYHCLTFRSESDIISAFQLALLCRRYSYNILQLHSSHSLSWGLLAKLFYPSLKLVATRRVDFPIGKNPLSAFKYKTKAVNKIVAVSDNIRRVLITCGVAAEKITVIHSGIDLAKFDRAQVPENFYKTWNIPEESIIVGTVAAFAGHKDYPNFLKAASLAVQEKQELFFMAVGGGNLLPEMQKMAEELGLQGHIAFTGFQKGIGQFLQAFDIFVLASCLEGLGTSVLEAMSVGLPVIGTRAGGIIEMINSGENGLLVPAQNPWELSKAILTLAQNPLLREEYGNNALNSVQKFSKEQMIDKYLELYTSL from the coding sequence ATGAAGGTTCTTCATATTGATGCGGAAAAATATTGGAGAGGTGGTCAACAGCAGGCAGTTTACCTTTATGAAGGTATGCTGAAAAGAGGTTATGAATGTGGTTTTGTCTGCTGTCCCGGTTCTCAGTTACAGCGGTATTTTGAAACCAACCGGCTAAATTATCATTGTCTTACCTTTAGAAGCGAATCAGATATTATTTCAGCTTTCCAGTTAGCCCTTCTTTGCCGTCGTTATTCTTATAATATTTTACAGCTGCATAGCAGTCATTCTCTCAGTTGGGGTCTTTTAGCAAAATTATTTTACCCGAGCTTAAAACTCGTAGCAACCAGAAGAGTTGATTTTCCGATAGGGAAAAATCCCTTGTCCGCTTTTAAATACAAAACCAAAGCAGTAAATAAAATAGTTGCCGTTTCTGATAATATTCGCAGGGTTCTAATTACTTGCGGTGTTGCTGCAGAAAAGATTACAGTTATTCATAGCGGTATAGATTTGGCTAAGTTTGACAGAGCTCAAGTTCCGGAAAACTTTTATAAAACCTGGAATATCCCTGAAGAGAGTATTATAGTAGGAACCGTAGCTGCTTTTGCAGGTCACAAGGACTACCCCAATTTTCTGAAAGCTGCCTCTCTGGCAGTGCAAGAAAAGCAGGAGCTGTTTTTTATGGCAGTAGGAGGGGGAAATTTACTTCCGGAAATGCAAAAAATGGCTGAGGAATTAGGTTTGCAGGGTCACATTGCCTTCACCGGTTTTCAAAAAGGAATAGGGCAGTTTTTGCAAGCGTTTGATATCTTTGTTTTGGCTTCCTGTCTGGAAGGGCTTGGAACTTCTGTTTTAGAAGCAATGAGTGTTGGACTTCCCGTAATCGGGACAAGAGCAGGAGGCATCATAGAAATGATTAATTCAGGAGAAAACGGTTTACTTGTTCCTGCGCAAAATCCTTGGGAGCTATCTAAAGCTATTTTAACTTTGGCACAAAACCCTTTGCTGAGAGAAGAATATGGGAATAATGCCTTGAACAGTGTGCAGAAATTCAGCAAAGAACAGATGATTGATAAATACCTGGAACTATATACTTCATTATGA